A single Lactuca sativa cultivar Salinas chromosome 8, Lsat_Salinas_v11, whole genome shotgun sequence DNA region contains:
- the LOC111885471 gene encoding inactive TPR repeat-containing thioredoxin TTL3 codes for MEHVGKPFDEMGLQSLPNVLENSCSLEQNKPDFKELDLGSATSISGSGGGVRGAEKDPLRRRSNRSHSGELNASSIPANTTPEKLRSGSGELNRRGGHRRAYSTGAPLIYSGSGTIHFTGSPATTTSTSSTTTTTNSGGSGGGGNVSSVNSPNTNLYPTGNICPSGKILKSNMNSRTPTTRPEKLGLGMGTGNYGHGSIIKGGGRSVESNGEIGIILKKAMISHDVEEVKNAGNELYKRGNFTDALSLYDRAITISPENAACRSNRAAALTMLGRFGEAVRECEEAVRLNPGYQRAHQRLASLYLRLGYVERAYHHLSHSQQNDITEIQKLQTLEKHINRCADARKIGDWKGALRECEAAMLTGAVSSPHIIACKAEAFLKLHQLEDADSTLSELPKLDPFPSSCAKVKFSGMFSEAYVLYIRAHVDMAFGRFETAVAFVEKAGLIDFGNTEVAMLIKNVKLVNRARTRGKDLFNSGRFTEACVAYGEGLKYNLSNSVLYCNRAVCWSKLGLWEKSIEDCNLALNFQPNYTKALLRRAASYAKLERWGEAVRDYEILRKELPGDNEVAESLSRAQDALRLTRGEPSGIDRIRASTHSCEPQTSNIKSRNH; via the exons ATGGAGCATGTCGGGAAGCCGTTTGATGAAATGggtcttcagtcacttcccaatgTACTTGAAAACTCATGTTCTCTTGAGCAGAACAAGCCTGATTTCAAAGAACTCGATCTGGGTTCTGCGACTTCAATCTCCGGAAGCGGTGGTGGTGTGCGTGGAGCTGAGAAAGACCCATTACGTAGAAGATCTAATAGATCTCATTCCGGTGAGCTAAATGCGAGTAGTATCCCCGCCAATACTACCCCGGAAAAGCTTCGATCTGGCTCCGGTGAGTTGAATCGGAGGGGTGGTCATCGGAGAGCGTATTCCACTGGAGCTCCGTTGATATATTCGGGTAGTGGAACCATCCACTTTACTGGAAGTCCTGCCACCACTACTAGCACTAGCagcaccaccactaccaccaacaGCGGTGGCAGCGGCGGTGGTGGCAATGTAAGTTCAGTAAATTCTCCCAATACAAACTTATACCCAACTGGCAACATCTGCCCATCAGGTAAAATCCTTAAATCCAATATGAATTCTCGTACACCGACAACCCGACCCGAGAAATTGGGGTTGGGTATGGGTACTGGCAATTACGGCCATGGAAGTATAATCAAAGGTGGGGGAAGATCGGTTGAATCAAATGGAGAAATCGGGATAATTTTAAAGAAGGCAATGATTAGTCATGATGTTGAAGAAGTGAAAAACGCTGGAAATGAGTTGTACAAAAGAGGCAATTTCACAGACGCTTTATCTTTATACGATCGTGCCATTACCATCTCGCCGGAAAATGCAGCTTGCCGGAGCAATAGGGCGGCAGCATTGACTATGTTGGGGAGGTTTGGGGAGGCGGTTAGAGAATGTGAGGAGGCTGTGCGGTTGAACCCTGGTTATCAAAGAGCTCATCAAAGATTAGCTTCTCTTTATCTCCG GCTAGGCTACGTCGAACGCGCCTATCACCACCTTTCTCATAGTCAACAAAACGACATAACCGAGATACAAAAATTACAAACTTTGGAAAAACATATTAATAGATGCGCGGATGCCCGAAAGATCGGTGATTGGAAAGGAGCACTTCGGGAATGTGAAGCCGCCATGTTAACCGGAGCCGTGTCGTCTCCACAC ATAATCGCATGCAAGGCGGAGGCGTTTTTGAAACTCCATCAACTTGAGGATGCCGATTCTACCCTTTCCGAGTTACCAAAATTAGACCCTTTCCCCTCTTCATGTGCTAAAGTCAAGTTTTCCGGAATGTTCTCGGAAGCATATGTGCTTTATATCCGAGCTCATGTTGACATGGCATTTGGAAG GTTTGAAACTGCGGTTGCATTTGTGGAAAAGGCTGGTTTGATTGATTTTGGAAACACAGAAGTTGCGATGTTAATAAAAAATGTGAAATTAGTAAACCGAGCTCGTACACGTGGCAAAGATCTTTTCAACTCGGGGAGATTCACTGAGGCATGTGTTGCGTATGGTGAAGGGCTCAAATACAACTTGTCAAACTCGGTTCTTTATTGTAATAGGGCGGTTTGTTGGTCGAAACTCGGGTTGTGGGAGAAATCTATAGAGGATTGTAATCTTGCCCTTAACTTCCAGCCAAATTACACAAAAGCCCTTTTGAGGAGAGCCGCCTCATATGCAAAG CTCGAGCGTTGGGGTGAAGCAGTGAGAGACTATGAAATTTTGAGGAAAGAACTTCCGGGAGATAATGAGGTTGCGGAATCACTTTCACGAGCTCAAGATGCATTAAGATTGACTCGAGGGGAACCTTCGGGGATTGATCGCATTAGAGCTTCAACACATTCATGTG AGCCTCAAACTAGCAATATCAAGAGTCGCAACCATTAA